GAAACAAGATTGGGAGACTTTCAGAATTTGTCAAAGACTCTGGAGATAAATCTGTGAGTCCTATTTGTCTGGTCTAAGAATTGTGTCTTTTAAAGAGAAACAATTTGGTCAAAGAGTTGCCAAAGTTTGTTAGAATATTTGACagtataccttgtggtatttgttcaggttctgagtttaaatcctgctcaggttagctttgcctttcatcctcacagagtcgataaataaaataccatccCAATacttgagtctctctctctctctctcccctccctctctctctctcttaacaagAAACCCTCTGTATTTATGCCTGGAAAGGGATGGAGGAGGTCTGTCAggtgtttaatcctttagcacccaaaccagtcatatctggggcccaaatattctcccagttttatgttcaaactggtgcATGAAGTGTGATGCTGCAGGGTAGAAAAACTGAATGCAGGAAACTTGCaagacatgtttgtgtgtttaaacaACGAAGTACAAATGTTATATCTCTCTGTGGACATGTTAAAAGCATTTTATCTCCGAGGAGAATCAAATGAGATTTGAAACCAGTCAAGTTGAGACATTTTTTGTCGATGCAGTGTTGTTCAAAAGAGTTTTCTTTGGTTTACAGATGGACAGACACtctacagatacacatacacatacaaacacatggtggttacacacacacatgtgtgtgtttcatacgtgcacgctcacacacacacacacacacacacgaccttAATATGAACTTTCAATTCtataagaagaaaagagaacATTTTGTGAAGGGAAACAAAAGGGTTTTGTCTCGGCTGCTTTTTCACCTTTTCATAGAAGGGAAGTGAAAAGATGCaattcatgtacatgtgtgtgtgagtgtgtgtgtctgtgtgtgtgtatgtgtgtgaatgtgtgtgtatatatgtgtgcgtatgtgtttgtgtatatactacttcagaagcaaggaaaactaatacaaatagccacaaaacacaagcaaaacaaaaaactgttttcagtatttaaggaagttgacaaatacaaacaagaaatcatacaaccgaacaaatatgaagaagaagaagaaacaacaaaagctataaaacaaatgaaacccAAAGTAAAACTAGaacagtagtgaagtgaaagcacgtcataaaaataaaactaccgaaTAACAAGAATCATAATAATTTAGGTagaaggtcaacaattttgagcAGGGGTTATTAATCAATACCACTGACACTAGTCAAGTACTTGAGTCAATGGTATCAATCAGCccctccccctaaaattgctggccttgtgcctaaattagaaatcatcatcattattattatcatgttctGTGTGTAAGTTGTTACCAGTGAAATCAAGATGAATCACAGCCTCGATACATTGGTCAGTTTAGTTCTTCTTACTCTACAGAACTGACCACAcacaattgaataaaatataaagaaaagaggaGACTTACCTATTATTTCCTGGTTTGTTGTTCCATTTTGGTCTCTTCTGTTAGACAGGTCTGACAACATAATTACAacatgtttgatgaaaatgtctTAAGAATTCAACTTggagattttgctgttgtttagaaTTTACTCTCCAGACTTTTGGCAGTTccaataaactaaaatatttctGCAAAGTCAATGACAAGAAATTGTCAATAAAAGACACCGGAACTGAAAAATTGTAAAAGTTCTTGTAGAGACAGGAAATGGAGGTCACATGTATCAAACAAGTTGGTGTTGGAATCTAAAATTAGTTTAACTCTTACTAATTGcaatctctttaaaaaaaaacttaattaacTCAAGTAGTCAGAACAGATGCAATTAATGTTGGGAGGGGTCTCGTCAAGAACAAGTGTTTTTGACAAGATACTGAAGACTCCTGTAGTGTCTAGGGGAACAGAGATATGGGGTTTGTGGACATAGATTTGAAAGACAGACTCTGTTAGAAtcaaatagatattaatattctAGTTAAATGTGGCTATAAATAAACTCTATGACAATTTCTTTAATGGCATCATGAAGAGGAATGGTCTCTGTCACAGCAGCAGATCTAGATTAAACTGACAACATCATCCTTAAGTGTGTACATGTCAgttgtattaacatatatatcatcactttacatctattttctatgctggcatgggttagatgaaccCTTCACAGCCTGAGTCAGTCCTTTGAGATTGGTTTAGGGACTGTTTTGCTGGTACATTCCATTTTTTGCAaagttcctaacaccaacctctttacagagtggCCATGGGGCTTCTTGTCTGATTGGAGAGTTCTCTTTGAGTTGTCTCCCTTTGTTTATCACCCATTTGAAAGAGTCTCTTGGacacagagggagggagagagattgtgATGTGGGAAGCAGAATGACAGGAGTGAGAAAGATGATGGAAGAATGGAAGAGGGAAGGCAACGGACAGCTACATGTTGGTTTCAATTCCAACACCAAAGAAAATAGATTTCAATCTTGTTTCAAATTTCTtagggaaaggcatgaacatcacacatTCCATCAGGCCAATGGAAAGGTTTTTAGATCTGCATGGTTTGTTAACAAAAACTTTTAACCAGTTATTCAGTGAAACTACTGCATAAAGGATTTACACTTCCTCATGGTACCTATTCAGAGTAAGATGAACAGAGCCATTTTTTCCTAGGAATATGATTGCAGTGTTGTTGAGATGGAGAACTAGTTGAGTCATTGACTAACATCTTGTCTCCAGCTGTTCACTCCACATGGGaccaaatagtaaaaataaatcaCAGCTGGATTTGAACCCACACCAAACAGTTTCATACCTAGGGATACGCATACAACTTAAAATGACTCACATGTTTTTAAACTAAACAATATTTGTCCAGCGCAGACATCTGGCACTGTTTCAACTAGAATATcagaaacagtgaaagaaaaaaaagacagaatatagaaaacaaaatctaTTCTACAAGAAATGATggtaatttcttttctcttgagGAATATTGGTGATGGACATTGGAGACAACAGACACTTGCCTCCCACAGCAGACTTAATGTCTGCTTTTTCATATTTGCAGGGATTAGATGAAAATGTGTCGAGGAAGAGcctttctatggccagatgccagCAGCTCCTACCCTTTCCtggtttccaagtgaggtaataaatCTGCCAGTCTGGAGCAACAAACAGCTTGGACATGGTTATGTGGAGAAGTGGAAACAAATGATACCATGTGAAcgagccttttgtttacaaagattgcACAATGTGACAAGATGTCTCAAGAAGCCCAGAGACACTTTCGTGGCCCatcactcaaaaggtgtttttcataggccagttacatgacactgacaacagccacaactatttcacttggcttgatgggtcttcttaggCATGGCATatttgccaaaggtctcagtcacgagtcattgcctctgtgaggctcaatgtttgaagatcatgcttcaccaccttgtcccatgtcttcctaggtctcccttttccacagctgtcctcatatggccataccagtgcagtcgtttctcttgcacaccacatctgaagcctcttatgcccaacttttctctcaagatgcatACACTcttgtcaaacatgcacactgacattacacatccagcaaagcatactggcttcatttctttcaagcatgtcctcggctgtcaatgtccatgtttcattgccgtgtagcatggctgttcacacacaggcatcatacaatctgcctttcactctgagagagaagccctttattaccagcagaggtagctctctgaactttgcccagcctaatcttattctagcagctatactctAGGAGCATccaccccagctactgacttggtcacctaggtaacagaagctatcaactaattcTAGCTTTCTCCCCTGCCATGTGATGGaatgttttctgtacatcttcagtttTTATTGCCcctgtcacacacaaaaactatcttcccagttaaccctCCACCGATATCACTGCACCTCTTATACCAGGTACATAACTTACACTGGGTgcaccttatggagtttctacaaATTGAGAAGGGCTGTCTGCCTGAAggtatttgtgatttgtctgccttcctacttactaagattttggtttttgctagattcactctaaggccctttgattgtagaccttgcttccacacctgaaacttctctagttcaggtagtgattcagctgtAAGAACAAGGTAATGTTGGCTTATCTAATGAAAAAGACATTAacaaattaattagaattaattatgtGGCCaggattaaaacaatattaatcaGAGTCTAAAAATGGCTTGAAAGAATctttagagcatcagacaaaatgtcttgtggtgcttagttccagctctttacattctcactcaactgtctttcattcttctggaatCAAtacaatgaagtaccagtcatgtactggggttcaTTAAATCAACTAACCTCTTCCTTCTCCATCCAGTATTTTTTCAAGCAAGTATAAAAGACAATTCCTGACATGTTTTGGCCACCTCAGCTACCATCCTAATTAATGAACAAATCACTAATTAAATGCACAAAGTTTCTTATTTGGGTCTGTCAGGTGGGGAGAGTGAAGGAGAGTCATGTCCATAGCTTTCAGAGACACCCTGCCTTGAAACTATGgaaataaatacttacatattgGTGATTGCAGGGAGGGAGTTCTAGAGGGTCACCCTGGGGGGAAAAGGACTGTTCATAGTGTAGGATTGGTATGTGGGTGGGGGAGGGGGAGACATTATATGGTCAGTGATTGGTGGAGAGATGAGTGAGTCAAGAGagcatgaggaggaggaggaggcgtgAAATATCTTTGAGGATCAATGGCCATTGTAGTAGCAGTAAAATAGATGGAGAGAGGACACAGCAGATGTATGGGGTCATAGGTTGGGTCAGAAATAATTGTGCGCAAATGAAAAAACCCTTGGAAATGATTCTCCAGGAATAAAAATTCAATCAACACAAAAGAAATCTTGAAGTCaggaatatagaaaaaatattttattgggacatcatcaatcatcattgaTTCTCCACGATTTTATGTGTCAATTAGAATTGATCCTAGCAAATTTTGtttggctggaagcccttccaaTTGCTGGCCCTCACCTACTTTCAAACAAAGGTAATATTTTCTTCCATGGCCAGACACATTTTTCATACAATAATGGagatgaatgacactgcttgtatgaaggtgaagcttgtttacaactagcacacaacacacatgatgggcttcttccagtctccatcaaccgaatccactcacaaggctttggtcagtctcaGCCCAGaattgaaaacacttgcccaaagcacTGCACAAtcatttcagatattttgtattttcatagatgatgatgatgatgatgatgatgatcacttcCTGATAAGTTACATTTGCCcccgtggttagggtgttgcactcataaccTTGTGATCATGGGTTCAACTCCCAGACCAGCTGCACGTTGTGGTTATaagccaaacacttcatttcacattgctccagtccactcagctgtaggtGAGTCACTCTGTGGTGGACTAGCGTTCTATCCAGGAGAAATGTCAATCTGCTACCCACCCAGTGGAAGAGCAGCATTCAAAAGCTACAAGGCAAAGAAGTGCACTGTGACCAgcgtgtataacaacatccaatagtttCGTCAGTACCATGATACACCCACCAGTATATTTATTAGTCTCAAATATACACCAGCATCATCTGCAATTGGATTTAActtttattagtgtgtgtgtgtgtgtgtgtgtgcccatgtccATTCTTAtaagtgtctgcatgtgtatctatccatgtgtgtgtgtttgtgtgtgagacacCTCAGATTAACCATTATCCATTCATGGAATTGTAGCCATGGTAAAGATTCAACAGCATCATTACTAAAATATAAATTCCTCCACAAAGACCAGCTTCCACACATGTCACTTCAGGTAAGTATTGAGTACTTCAATGTTTAAACACAtaagattttattgaatttatcaaCATTTTGAAGGAGAAATCCAGCCCAAGTTTAAACCTTATCAAAAAATACTTGTCCCATAGACAAGTTCACACAAATCCTGCTATCTGCCCCTTATTTGCATTAATAAATCCTAACCATTGTAGGTAAATTCCCTGATTATGGCTGCTCTGTTGAAGCCAACCCCAATCATTAAAGTCATAATTctttaaatactataaaatatataaattagatttaACCTGTTTCAGTTATACAAACCCAattaattccattttattttcagattaacCTTCAaaatgattacaaaaaaaaaaacccattaaaaaacataacagtttttcaaaaaaaaaaatgacaaagtgTTTAATGTTTTTGTAGTTTAAATGTGTCATAACTTCAACTGACGGGCACCATCAGACGGAGGACATACATAAAACGTAGGCTGACCCTGGTAggttttctgaaaaataaaaagataaaaaacattacaaaatatttaaaacaggaagaaaatcataaaataataatgagattattgtgtatagtgctcaggtgcactacagctcATCAAAGGTGCACGTACAGTACATCGTatagctcactccttccatcaaatcaacgttgtctaaaccctttcgttactgcatttctgttgagatgctctgtgtttctttcaattaattttaaatataacaaagaatttagtaaaataacttattaatcattaagctagtgttaggaacataaattgtgactaaggtttggaggaagattttaattcaaaacttatatgaaaacaagacatttgtattaccaGAGCCACAACCGGTTTCAGCCGGTAACAAAAGCGTTAACAGGGGCATGGTGCATTATGTGTCAAGTGGCAAAGTGATtgtagaacaacatgaaatgaagcgttttcctcaagaacacaatgcaccacgtggtctaggaattgaaaccacaatctcctgatcatgagtgcaacaccctaaccactaggctatgcattctcacaaataataatcataaatgctctgatgcagtaccaggcagtggctgtcatggtttctgatcttaactgattggaagtgttatcatgatgtacattgttttgtcttggtataaaaaatggcctacagcaaatattctgctcaataccacagatttgtttgtcagttgtttgaccttaaccagttgagcatgtcccttgatggctgaggaaatgtgcatctctgatcatgagcagaagtagtgggggagcatgatagccatgtattgagaggaattctttggagtttggataattcatctgtCAAAACATTCTTAAACAtcccttattcagggaacttttgagcaTGATggactacttgacctgaagaaaattcatttaacatccgttttccatgctggcatgggttggacggttcgattAGGGTCTGGAAAgtcagtaggctgcaccaggctctaatctgatctggcagtgtttctacagctggatgccattcccaatgcactccaagagtgtagtgggtgctttttacgtgccaccgacacaggggccaaaggagctggcatcgaccacgatcggatggtgctttttacatgctacaggCACGAGGGTTACaactacatgaaataaagtgtcttgctcaaggacgcaatgcacccccaggaattgaactcacagccttatgATCATGATCCAAATACCCAAACCACTCAACCAGGGCaccttcacgtgtgtgtgtgtgtgtgtgtgtgtgtatacatagattgTATCAGTACAGTTCCCCCCAACGACAACTACCCCCTAGCACTATTACCCCACTTAGTTAATTTACCcgctctccaatatattaagaagttttaaatcatcatctgttgtcctccgGGGTAATCGTCTTTAGGGGTTTATTGTCCATGGGGCGGGGTAAATGTCTGACTCAAGACAGGAACATAAACACCCTCCTCCTGTTAACgaggcagaaaagaaaagagagaaagtaataagCAGTGAAGAATGGATGCTGACTCTGATGTGTTCCATGACAGATGCAGCTGCACTCTTGGTTACCAACGTCACTGTGCAACCACCAAAGCCGCCACCAGTCATCCGTGAACCGTACACACCATCCATTTGTAAGGCAGCATTAACAAGTTGGTCTAATTCAGGACAGGAAACTTCATAATCATCTCTGAAAAaggaagaaggtaaaaaaaaaaaataataataataataataataataatattaataataataaatgaataaaaataaataagtaaaaaagtgacaaagaggaagaaaaggaagaaaagaagaagaagacagtaaatcaattaaaacaacttgacttaatgaaaatattaaaacaggAAATATGAGTCATTAAATGACATAACGAACTTTTATATTATTTGAgggttggaggaggaggaggaggaggaggtagtggCGGAGTAGGAGGTACAGACTGTGTTGCTAAGTTTAGTGTTGATCTGGGTGGAGTAATAAGGGTAAAGCACTACAGCCATATTACTGCTACCATAACAataacatctactactactactactactactactactactactactactactgttgctgctgctgctacaggcAACCTCTATCATTTCTAATACTGCACAAATTCTAACACAAAACTGAAactaaatttacttttttttcaacCTCCAACCCCCACCAGACACCTCCTCCATACTCTGATACAACAGCAAAACTAATTGACCTAATTAGGAAAAGGTCATTAAATGCCTAGAAATAATAATTGCTAGCATCATAATTAGTGTTAATTAAAAGTAAAGCACAGAATCTATGAGAATGAAGGTTAGCATAAGAAGGGGGACGGGGGgggtgttgttatttaaccccaggtcaacctgcAGTAACCACATTTTTAATGGTCTTTTAGCCATGACCAAGTGTCATTTGAGGAAGGTttcattactatttctagcagatcaagcaaccacacagaaggtttgtgtttttgtttgcacTGGAATCCTAAAACTTAAGAGATAGCAAAGGGTGAAGGGAATAAGGTGcagctacatgcatacatatgtgcatgtgtgcatctttgGTCTATGCCTCATAAATTCATGTAGGGAATTTAGCAACCAAACCTTCTTCACTAAGGCATCTTTTTTGTTCAATTTATCCAACACataaggtgcagacatggctgtatggtgaagaagcttgctttccaatcctGAGGTCTTGAGTTCAGTTACACTGCGCCTCCTACAAtgaccccaggctgaccaaaaccttgtgagtgaatttggtagatggaatctgaaagaaacccaaCATGTGTGATGGTATCTGTCTTCAAattatgtgattgttgtaaacgagtctcactgttatacaagcagtgtcattcacttctaatattctacaaaaagaagacatgtctgatcatggggaaGGCATAGAAACTCTGTCTTAATAAACTCTGTCTTACTCATGAacggaaatgatgatgatggtgatgctatcAAATATGAACATGAGATATCCCAGCATAGGTGGGTTTGCTAGGTTTGTGTTCCACTACTTCTGCGTTTAAAGTCTGAACAGACAAAGTTTGAACCGACTTCAATGTAGGATTGTGTTTCTGTTGTCAGTTAAATAAATCTTCATCTCTTTAACGACCTTAATGACCCTGggaaagcatgaacatcacatcaTCAACTTTTTCCTTTCCAGAAagtaagtaaattgaatcttcattatttttacttcAGACCACAGCAACAACATGGTCACACgatattaaagaaataacagccaaatcttactCTAACCACATCTACCtgcttaaaaaagaaaggatacattgAGAAATGAGCTTCAATAGAGACTGTTATGGTTGGAACGATGCCATCAACCTGTCCAATCGGTTAGGCCTAGGGTTAAACAGAAATAGTAATCGTTTGAGCTGACATGGAAGTCTCTTTGTGGTCGAAGAACATGCAAGAAACGGCAGCTACATCTCTCTCTGAAGAGTGAACAATTGAgccaaaaagaaaaggaagtgatggtcacggctggaatacttCTGACCATAGGTTctctcaatcaggactgacctgtggttaaacaaacaacaacaacaacaacaaaagacctGTTTGTAAGAAGAAACATCTTTCAAGAGGTTCCATTGGAAAGAAAATCAGAATTGAGACGCTCCTGTTCCCCCGACCCGCCAAAATAAAAATGTCGtcaacataaagaaaataaacattgaacCAAAACTTAAGATTCGTTGGTAATCCTATAAACcccgtcttttgtttctttaaatcatccggatttgttttataaaaacattttagaGACAGGACCAGAGACATTACAAGGGAAGTAATTTTACATACAATTAGTTGAAAAGAGTGCTCTCCCTTGGAAACCATACTCGACTGCATTTAAACATGACATACGAACGAGAAATTTCAATTAAAGTAAAGAAACACTaatcaaattaataattaattagttaaaacAGGGGAGGCAACTCTTGGAATTATAATGAAAGACTTACAGACACAAGAACGGAAATGAGAGTACGAGGGCAGTAGATTGTATCCACTGTAttctcagtatatgactggtactaatTCACTAGATTTTCATTCGTAGCCCGTAAAAGCCTCACAAGCCATTTATTTACTCCTAGTTTCCTTTGCGACCTTGAAATCAAAGTATAGGAGACCTCGTCAAAGCCCTTTCTCCTGCTAGACCCAAGATTAGAGACAGCAGTTTACTGGATTCCTTTTGAAGTTGTCTCACAAGCAACAGGGCGTCAAAACCAAATTCTATGTTGTCTCAATTAATCCGGTCCCAAATCAGTTTTGCAATAACCCCTTTTCTGCTCCAACAGTTTAATGTCTCCAtactctcctctctccctctacttTGTCTACTTTACTCTTGCAGTAGGTTATGTGCGCATGTCACATGTCACTTGGAACCCGTGGTGGACACTGCTAACCCACACATCATTCCAGTTGATGCAATCAGCACGggacagcctgcttgtgaaagtgcaagtggctgagcactccacagacatatgtacccttaatgtaattctcagggaaattcagcatgacacagaatacgATCAGGCTGGCCACCatcgaattacaggtacaacttatttttgccagctgagtggactggagcagcgggaaataaagtgtcttgctcaaggacacaatgtgctgccaggaatcgaactcacgtccGCACAATCCTGAGCCAAATACCCAGACCACTAAGCCATGTTTTCACACCATACTAATAGGATGTTACAGAACTGATGCCTAACTGCTTTTcgataattttcaaaatgttttctctgccattaaaacaaaaacaaacagaactgACCTGAGAGAGATGTGACTGTCAACCATAAGTTTACCAAATTTGGTCATGTCTGCAGAAGAAAGAGCTTTGGCCGCTTCTTCGGTTCTGCGAATTTCTGTTATTACATGGCGTATCCGTTTTACCGTTTCTTGGTCCAGTTTATCTTTACaagctgaaacaaacaaaaaacaaaacaaaaacacatttttacttcTGAATCAAGTGCAgtttcatgatgacgatgatgatgaagatgatggtggtggtagtgttggaggaggaggaggaggaggaggagaagaattctgttttatttttattggtttataAATTGTATAAAGTTAGTTACATCTGCTTCCAAAccccatggtttcaagttcaattccactgtgtagcactttgggctagtgtcttctcgTATAGTCTTGGGTCAGACAAAgccatatgagtgaatttggcaggcagaaactgtgtagaagcccatcgtcatgatacatacatatgtgtgtgtttgtgtgcatgtgactgtatgcgtttcagtgtgtgtgtgtgtatgtacatttgtgttcCTCAGTCCTCATATTATGGGGTAGCTATATATGAACATAGCCaccctttattttttatcttccttGAAAACATGTCCGGCCATGGGGAAagtattaccttgtttggaaagagacgaggattggtgacaggaagggcatccagctgtagaaactttgccagatcagattggagcctggtgcagccttctggcttgccagtcctcagtcaaaccgtccaacccataccagcatggaaagcggatgttaaacgatgatgatgatgatgatgatgagaacctCCAGAGCCATTtgatggatataaaaaaaaatcttactgtaCTTTTACAATTAGACATTATTTGCAATTGTATaaagaaattaagatattttgtgtattggcaatgccccaacatggccacaacctcaaggctgaaacataaaagaataaaatcatgTTTAGAGCTTGGTTGAGAAGGTTTAGAGGATAGATATGGCTACCCTGttttatataagggtgggtgggaGTAGGTGGAAAGAAGATGAAGTGTCAGAGTGTACTCTCAAAGTTCAATAAAGTGAGTACCAGAGAGAGAGGATATGGAGAAAGGGGTGAGGGGATAAGTTTAGAAGAGTGTGAGAGGGGGAGTGGAGGTGAAATATGGGTAGAGTCAATGGGAAAtatgagttagagagagagagagagagagagagagcaaggtgaggaaggaagggagggggTGAGAGGTGAAGTATAATAAAACTGTAAACAGATGAGAAAAAGAGATTATGTGTGGAGAgaagaattgagagagagaggcggaggtaagagagagaagaattgaaagagagagagagagacggaggtgagagagagatggaggtgaGAGAGAGGCGGAGGTGAGAGGTGTGTGGGAGTTGGTTTAGAGACAAACAAAAGTTGGGTAACTTTGATGGTGGGTACGAGTGGCAGGGGAGGTAATAAGaacatatttttatgttgatttaacaaaataataatttgaatgatttatatgtgcatttgttaatttaatgaaataattaaatggaaTTACATTGAGCAGAAAATATTTGAGGTTAATTTCTGCTTCAGCCACACAACACTGATTTACCTTCAAGATCTTCCATTTTGGCATCTCTTAGAGAGTCTTTGGACATAAGCTTTGCAGCAAGTTTACACTGATCACGTCGAGAAGAATATTCCGTTCCTGTCAGTTCATGTTTTACATTGGAATTGGTAATCAAAACAACAGTTTCAGGATCTTTCATGGCAACCAATTCTGATTCCATCGATCTTTATGGAAGATAAGAAATTTTATAAGAAATTTCAATGCTTTTGGGATATTtcgtacacacaaataaacacgccACACTTGTGTATTTTATTCGTTTCTAGGTAGAGGCATGCGTCTATGCTTAACTCCAAAGTATTACGAATATGAATGCAAAAGACCCGCAACTGAATTCtccataaaaaatatttacaacaacaaaatccTCAACTTTTACCTTCTCAAAACACAAAAGGTAAATTTTCTAAATAATGttcaaataacatcaacaatttgcttcccaattacgtggttccaggttcaactccactgtgtggcacctcaggcaaatgtcttctatag
The genomic region above belongs to Octopus bimaculoides isolate UCB-OBI-ISO-001 chromosome 2, ASM119413v2, whole genome shotgun sequence and contains:
- the LOC106871097 gene encoding galactokinase isoform X3, producing the protein MRCYNHNSKKALPLVTVAVGKKTENSVCRVLTLSPEVNECNYVEFAIEDLQPGTPKWANYVKGVVHYYKGKPCPFDAVIVSSVPFGGGLSSSAALEVSVYMLLDLLTDNKSNNKDEKALSCQSAENNFANLPCGIMDQLISFKGQSGYALLIDCRSMESELVAMKDPETVVLITNSNVKHELTGTEYSSRRDQCKLAAKLMSKDSLRDAKMEDLEACKDKLDQETVKRIRHVITEIRRTEEAAKALSSADMTKFGKLMVDSHISLRDDYEVSCPELDQLVNAALQMDGVYGSRMTGGGFGGCTVTLVTKSAAASVMEHIRKTYQGQPTFYVCPPSDGARQLKL
- the LOC106871097 gene encoding galactokinase isoform X2, with the protein product MLSSVFCVIMAASSSNFASIMETLKTEEDILKLITALPLVTVAVGKKTENSVCRVLTLSPEVNECNYVEFAIEDLQPGTPKWANYVKGVVHYYKGKPCPFDAVIVSSVPFGGGLSSSAALEVSVYMLLDLLTDNKSNNKDEKALSCQSAENNFANLPCGIMDQLISFKGQSGYALLIDCRSMESELVAMKDPETVVLITNSNVKHELTGTEYSSRRDQCKLAAKLMSKDSLRDAKMEDLEACKDKLDQETVKRIRHVITEIRRTEEAAKALSSADMTKFGKLMVDSHISLRDDYEVSCPELDQLVNAALQMDGVYGSRMTGGGFGGCTVTLVTKSAAASVMEHIRKTYQGQPTFYVCPPSDGARQLKL